A genomic region of Pseudomonas migulae contains the following coding sequences:
- the prpF gene encoding 2-methylaconitate cis-trans isomerase PrpF, which translates to MAHAPQIKIPATYMRGGTSKGVFFSLKDLPEAAQIPGPARDALLLRVIGSPDPYDKQIDGMGGATSSTSKTVILSKSLKADHDVDYLFGQVSIDKPFVDWSGNCGNLSAAVGSFAISNGLVDASRLPHNGVAVVRVWQANIGKTIIAHVPITNGEVQETGDFELDGVTFPAAEVQLEFMDPAAEEEGGGGSMFPTGNLVDDLEVPGVGTFKATMINAGIPTIFVNAEDIGYTGTELQGAINGDPKALLMFETIRAYGALRMGLISSLDEAAKRQHTPKVAFVAKPADYVASSGKAIAAGDVDLLVRALSMGKLHHAMMGTAAVAIGTAAAISGTLVNLAAGGIERNAVRFGHPSGTLRVGAEASQVNGEWTVNKAVMSRSARVLMEGFVRVPGDSF; encoded by the coding sequence ATGGCTCACGCACCTCAGATCAAAATCCCCGCCACCTACATGCGTGGCGGCACCAGCAAAGGCGTGTTCTTCAGCCTGAAAGACCTGCCCGAAGCGGCACAGATTCCCGGCCCGGCGCGCGACGCCTTGTTGTTGCGGGTGATCGGCAGCCCCGACCCGTACGACAAGCAGATCGACGGCATGGGCGGCGCGACTTCCAGCACGAGCAAAACCGTGATCCTGTCGAAAAGCCTCAAGGCCGATCACGACGTCGATTACCTGTTCGGTCAGGTCTCCATCGACAAGCCATTCGTGGACTGGAGCGGCAACTGCGGCAACCTGTCGGCGGCGGTCGGTTCGTTCGCCATCAGCAACGGCCTGGTCGACGCCAGCCGTCTTCCGCACAACGGTGTGGCGGTGGTGCGCGTGTGGCAGGCCAACATCGGCAAGACCATCATCGCCCACGTACCGATCACCAACGGTGAAGTGCAGGAAACCGGTGATTTCGAACTCGACGGCGTGACCTTTCCAGCGGCCGAAGTGCAGCTTGAATTCATGGACCCGGCGGCGGAAGAGGAGGGCGGTGGCGGTTCGATGTTTCCTACCGGGAATCTGGTGGACGACCTCGAAGTGCCTGGCGTCGGGACGTTCAAGGCGACCATGATCAATGCCGGTATTCCGACGATTTTCGTCAACGCCGAAGACATCGGCTACACCGGCACCGAGTTGCAGGGCGCGATCAATGGCGATCCGAAAGCGTTGCTGATGTTCGAAACCATTCGGGCTTACGGCGCGCTGCGCATGGGGCTGATTTCCAGTCTGGATGAAGCCGCGAAGCGTCAGCACACGCCCAAGGTTGCCTTTGTGGCCAAGCCTGCGGATTACGTCGCGTCGAGCGGTAAAGCGATTGCGGCGGGTGATGTCGATCTGTTGGTGCGGGCGTTGTCCATGGGTAAGTTGCACCACGCGATGATGGGCACCGCGGCGGTCGCTATCGGCACTGCTGCCGCCATTTCCGGCACGCTGGTCAACCTCGCGGCGGGCGGCATCGAGCGTAATGCGGTGCGTTTCGGCCATCCGTCGGGCACCTTGCGCGTCGGCGCCGAAGCGAGCCAGGTGAACGGCGAGTGGACCGTCAACAAAGCCGTCATGAGCCGCAGTGCGCGGGTGTTGATGGAAGGGTTTGTTCGCGTGCCGGGGGATTCTTTCTAA
- the prpD gene encoding 2-methylcitrate dehydratase yields the protein MSTNVDQNNRPDYDTVLQDIADYVLNFKIESREALDTARNCLIDTLGCGLLALRFPECTKHLGPIVEGTVVPFGARVPGTSFRLDPVKAAWDIGCIVRWLDYNDTWLAAEWGHPSDNLGGILAVADHLSQKRLANGDAPLTVRAVLEAMIMAHEIQGVIALENSFNRVGLDHVILVKVASTAVTAKLMGANREQLLSALSHAFADGQALRTYRHAPNAGSRKSWAAGDATSRGVRLADIAMRGEMGIPGVLTARQWGFYDVLFSHTNNDLALKPEDKRAFSFTRSYGSYVMENVLFKISFPAEFHAQTACEAAVTLHPQVRNRLHEIDRIVITTHESAIRIISKVGPLANAADRDHCIQYMTAVPLAFGNLVAEQYEDDFHAAHPIIDVLREKMVIVEDPQYTREYLEADKRSIANAIQVFFKDGSSTGKVVVEYPIGHRRRRADGIPLLEDKFRANLLTRFTGQRSEEIFALCKDQAALEATPVNRFVDLFVI from the coding sequence ATGAGCACCAACGTCGACCAGAATAACCGGCCCGACTACGACACGGTCCTGCAGGACATTGCCGATTACGTCCTCAACTTCAAGATCGAGTCCAGGGAAGCCCTGGACACCGCCCGCAACTGCCTGATCGACACCCTCGGCTGCGGCCTCCTGGCCCTGCGCTTTCCCGAATGCACCAAACACCTGGGCCCGATCGTCGAAGGCACCGTCGTCCCGTTCGGCGCCCGCGTGCCTGGCACCAGTTTCCGGCTCGACCCGGTCAAAGCCGCGTGGGACATCGGCTGCATCGTGCGCTGGCTCGACTACAACGACACCTGGCTCGCCGCCGAATGGGGCCATCCGTCCGATAACCTCGGCGGCATTCTCGCGGTGGCCGACCACTTGTCGCAAAAGCGCCTGGCCAATGGCGATGCACCGCTGACCGTTCGCGCCGTCCTTGAAGCGATGATCATGGCCCACGAGATTCAGGGCGTCATCGCGCTGGAAAACTCCTTCAACCGCGTAGGCCTCGATCACGTCATCCTGGTGAAAGTCGCCTCGACTGCCGTGACCGCCAAACTGATGGGCGCCAATCGCGAGCAGTTGCTGTCGGCGTTATCCCATGCCTTTGCTGACGGGCAAGCGTTGCGCACCTATCGGCATGCGCCGAATGCCGGCTCACGCAAATCCTGGGCGGCGGGTGATGCGACCAGTCGAGGCGTGCGTCTGGCGGATATCGCGATGCGTGGCGAGATGGGCATTCCCGGCGTGCTGACCGCCCGGCAATGGGGGTTCTACGACGTGTTGTTCAGCCACACCAACAACGACCTGGCGCTCAAGCCCGAAGACAAGCGAGCCTTCAGTTTTACCCGCTCCTATGGCAGCTACGTGATGGAAAACGTGCTGTTCAAGATCAGCTTCCCGGCCGAATTCCACGCGCAAACGGCCTGCGAAGCGGCGGTGACGTTGCATCCGCAAGTCAGGAATCGCCTGCACGAGATCGACAGAATCGTCATCACCACCCACGAATCGGCGATCCGTATCATTTCCAAGGTCGGCCCGCTGGCCAATGCGGCGGACCGCGACCACTGCATCCAGTACATGACCGCCGTACCGCTGGCCTTCGGCAATCTGGTGGCCGAACAGTACGAAGACGACTTCCATGCGGCGCATCCGATCATCGATGTGCTGCGCGAGAAAATGGTCATCGTCGAAGACCCGCAATACACCCGCGAATACCTGGAGGCCGACAAACGCTCCATTGCCAATGCGATACAGGTGTTTTTCAAGGACGGTTCAAGCACCGGGAAGGTGGTGGTCGAGTACCCGATCGGCCATCGTCGGCGCCGTGCGGACGGGATTCCGCTGCTGGAGGACAAATTCAGGGCGAACCTGCTGACACGATTCACTGGTCAGCGTAGCGAGGAGATTTTTGCGTTGTGCAAGGATCAGGCAGCGCTTGAAGCGACGCCTGTTAATCGGTTTGTGGATTTGTTTGTGATCTAG
- the ppsR gene encoding posphoenolpyruvate synthetase regulatory kinase/phosphorylase PpsR — MKRSAFFISDGTGITAETLGQSLLAQFENITFSKFTRPYIDNVDKARAMVQQINKAAETDGFRPIIFDTIVNQDIREILATSNGFMIDIFSTFLAPLEQELTEHSSYTVGKSHSIGGNSNYMERIEAVNFALDNDDGARTHYYDKADLILVGVSRCGKTPTCLYMAMQFGIRAANYPLTEDDMERLTLPNALRAHQHKLFGLTIDPDRLTAIRNERKPNSRYSSYAQCEFEVREVENLFRRENIAHINSTHFSVEEISAKILVEKGVERRFK, encoded by the coding sequence ATGAAACGATCTGCTTTCTTTATCTCCGATGGCACCGGCATCACAGCCGAAACCCTGGGTCAAAGCCTCCTGGCGCAGTTCGAAAACATTACCTTCAGCAAATTCACGCGGCCGTACATCGACAACGTGGATAAAGCGCGGGCCATGGTACAACAAATCAACAAAGCCGCCGAAACCGACGGCTTCCGGCCGATTATCTTCGACACCATCGTCAATCAGGACATTCGTGAGATCCTCGCAACGTCCAATGGTTTCATGATCGACATTTTCTCGACCTTCCTGGCACCGCTTGAACAGGAACTGACCGAGCATTCTTCCTACACCGTCGGCAAGTCTCACTCGATCGGCGGCAACTCCAATTACATGGAGCGCATCGAGGCGGTGAACTTCGCCCTCGACAACGACGATGGTGCGCGTACGCATTATTACGACAAGGCCGATCTCATCCTAGTGGGCGTGTCGCGTTGTGGTAAGACACCGACGTGCCTGTACATGGCGATGCAATTCGGTATCCGCGCGGCCAACTACCCGCTGACCGAAGACGACATGGAACGCCTGACCCTGCCGAACGCCCTGCGCGCCCACCAGCACAAGCTGTTCGGCCTGACCATCGACCCGGACCGCCTCACCGCGATCCGCAACGAGCGCAAACCCAACAGCCGCTATTCGAGCTACGCACAGTGCGAGTTTGAAGTGCGTGAGGTGGAGAATCTGTTTCGCCGCGAGAACATTGCGCACATCAATTCCACGCATTTTTCGGTGGAAGAAATCTCGGCGAAAATCCTTGTGGAAAAAGGTGTCGAGCGGCGGTTCAAGTAG
- the ppsA gene encoding phosphoenolpyruvate synthase — MVEYVVSLDKLGVHDVEHVGGKNASLGEMISNLAGAGVSVPGGFATTAQAYRDFLELSGLNDQIHAALDALDVDDVNALAKTGAQIRQWIMEAEFPEKLNAEIRTAFATLSAGNPDMAVAVRSSATAEDLPDASFAGQQETFLNIRGVENVIRAAKEVFASLFNDRAISYRVHQGFDHKLVALSAGVQRMVRSETGTAGVMFTLDTESGFRDVVFITGAYGLGETVVQGAVNPDEFYVHKQTLEAGRPAILRRNLGSKAIKMIYGEVATAGKSVKTIDVDKADRARFCLSDAEVSELAKQAMIIEKHYKCPMDIEWAKDGDDGKLYIVQARPETVKSRTQANVMERYLLKETGTVLVEGRAIGQRIGAGKVRIIKDVSEMDKVQPGDVLVSDMTDPDWEPVMKRASAIVTNRGGRTCHAAIIARELGIPAVVGCGNATQLLKDGQGVTVSCAEGDTGYIFEGELGFDIKKNSVDAMPDLPFKIMMNVGNPDRAFDFAQLPNAGVGLARLEFIINRMIGVHPKALLNYDGLPQDIKDSVDKRIAGYDDPVGFYVDKLVEGISTLAAAFTPKKVIVRLSDFKSNEYANLIGGKLYEPEEENPMLGFRGASRYISESFRDCFELECRALKRVRNEMGLTNVEIMVPFVRTLGEASQVIDLLAENGLARGENGLRIIMMCELPSNAILAEEFLEFFDGFSIGSNDLTQLTLGLDRDSGIIAHLFDERNPAVKKLLANAIAACNKAGKYIGICGQGPSDHPDLAKWLMEQGIESVSLNPDSVLETWFFLAEGQAAV, encoded by the coding sequence TTGGTAGAGTACGTAGTTTCCCTCGATAAGCTCGGCGTCCATGATGTAGAGCACGTAGGGGGCAAGAACGCATCCCTGGGCGAGATGATCAGTAACCTTGCAGGTGCCGGTGTATCGGTGCCCGGTGGCTTCGCCACGACAGCTCAGGCTTATCGTGATTTTCTGGAACTGAGCGGCCTGAACGATCAGATCCACGCCGCCCTCGACGCCCTGGACGTCGATGATGTCAACGCCCTGGCCAAGACCGGCGCCCAGATCCGTCAATGGATCATGGAAGCCGAATTCCCCGAGAAGCTCAACGCCGAGATCCGCACCGCGTTCGCCACGCTGTCGGCCGGCAACCCTGACATGGCCGTGGCCGTGCGCTCTTCCGCTACCGCCGAAGACCTGCCGGACGCTTCCTTCGCCGGTCAGCAGGAAACTTTCCTGAACATCCGTGGTGTCGAAAACGTCATTCGCGCCGCCAAAGAGGTGTTCGCTTCGCTGTTCAACGACCGCGCCATTTCCTACCGCGTGCACCAGGGCTTCGATCACAAGCTGGTAGCCCTGTCGGCTGGCGTGCAGCGCATGGTCCGCTCCGAAACCGGCACCGCCGGCGTGATGTTCACCCTCGATACCGAATCGGGCTTCCGTGACGTGGTGTTCATCACCGGCGCCTACGGCCTGGGTGAAACCGTCGTACAAGGCGCGGTGAACCCGGACGAATTCTACGTCCACAAACAAACCCTCGAAGCCGGCCGTCCGGCGATCCTGCGCCGTAACCTGGGCAGCAAAGCCATCAAGATGATCTACGGCGAAGTCGCCACGGCCGGCAAGTCGGTCAAGACCATCGACGTCGACAAGGCTGATCGCGCACGTTTCTGCCTCAGCGACGCCGAAGTCAGCGAGCTGGCCAAACAAGCGATGATCATCGAGAAGCACTACAAGTGCCCGATGGACATCGAATGGGCCAAAGACGGTGACGACGGCAAGCTCTACATTGTTCAGGCCCGTCCTGAAACCGTGAAGAGCCGCACCCAGGCCAACGTCATGGAGCGTTACCTGTTGAAAGAAACCGGCACCGTGCTGGTTGAAGGTCGCGCCATCGGCCAGCGCATCGGCGCCGGCAAGGTGCGCATCATCAAGGACGTGTCCGAGATGGACAAAGTCCAGCCAGGCGACGTGCTGGTCTCCGACATGACCGACCCGGACTGGGAACCGGTCATGAAGCGCGCCAGCGCCATCGTCACCAACCGTGGCGGCCGTACCTGCCACGCAGCGATCATCGCTCGCGAACTGGGCATCCCGGCCGTGGTCGGTTGCGGCAACGCCACCCAGCTGTTGAAAGACGGCCAGGGCGTCACCGTTTCCTGCGCTGAAGGCGACACCGGTTACATCTTCGAAGGCGAACTGGGCTTCGACATCAAGAAAAACTCCGTCGATGCCATGCCCGACCTGCCGTTCAAGATCATGATGAACGTCGGCAACCCGGACCGCGCGTTCGACTTCGCGCAGCTGCCGAACGCCGGTGTTGGCCTGGCCCGCCTGGAGTTCATCATCAACCGTATGATCGGTGTGCACCCGAAAGCGCTGTTGAACTACGACGGCCTGCCGCAGGACATCAAGGACAGCGTCGACAAGCGCATCGCCGGTTACGACGATCCGGTTGGCTTCTACGTCGACAAACTGGTTGAAGGCATCAGCACCCTGGCCGCTGCGTTCACTCCGAAAAAGGTCATCGTGCGTCTGTCGGACTTCAAGTCCAACGAATACGCGAACCTGATCGGCGGCAAGCTCTACGAGCCGGAAGAAGAAAACCCGATGCTGGGCTTCCGTGGCGCTTCGCGTTACATCAGTGAATCGTTCCGTGACTGCTTCGAGCTCGAATGCCGCGCGCTGAAACGCGTGCGCAACGAGATGGGCCTGACCAACGTTGAAATCATGGTGCCGTTCGTCCGTACCCTGGGCGAAGCGAGCCAGGTGATCGATCTGCTGGCCGAAAACGGCCTGGCCCGCGGCGAGAACGGTCTGCGCATCATCATGATGTGCGAACTGCCGTCCAACGCGATTCTGGCGGAAGAATTCCTCGAGTTCTTCGACGGCTTCTCCATCGGCTCCAACGACCTGACTCAGCTGACGCTGGGCCTGGACCGTGACTCCGGGATCATCGCCCACCTGTTCGACGAGCGTAATCCGGCGGTCAAGAAGCTGCTGGCGAACGCCATTGCCGCGTGCAACAAGGCCGGCAAGTACATCGGCATTTGCGGTCAGGGCCCTTCGGACCACCCAGACCTAGCCAAATGGCTGATGGAGCAGGGCATCGAAAGCGTTTCGTTGAACCCCGATTCCGTACTGGAAACCTGGTTCTTCCTGGCGGAAGGTCAAGCGGCAGTTTGA
- a CDS encoding alpha/beta fold hydrolase, with amino-acid sequence MQSSSNLFPVALISAERRGDLSEDVYRLKPGNSPDGTVELAVTRLGMADKPAHGGVPVILLHGSFSNRRFWFSPKGLGLGAYLTRLGFDVWIPEMRGHGLSQRNQNYRKNRVADYARYDLPAIGAFVREQSGQVPHWIGHSLGGITLAAALGGEYIGEPVVASAAFFGTQVSRTYWPLKIPPVEWSGRFILKRFAQLSGSRLKRGPEDEPIGLALESMRWYGLFGRFGDADKDWWGGLAEVRLPVLAVSAAGDHQDPAWACRKLFDQVGSEHKQFINLGREQGFADNFGHVEMLVSKAAQTEVWPLVARWLADQHTPLSGDKPDLAAAV; translated from the coding sequence ATGCAAAGCAGCAGCAACCTATTTCCTGTCGCCCTGATCAGCGCCGAGCGGCGCGGCGATCTGAGCGAAGACGTTTATCGTTTGAAACCCGGCAACAGTCCTGATGGCACTGTGGAGTTGGCCGTGACCCGTTTGGGCATGGCGGATAAACCCGCACACGGCGGCGTGCCGGTGATTCTGTTGCACGGCAGTTTTTCCAACCGGCGCTTCTGGTTTTCTCCAAAGGGCCTGGGGCTCGGGGCTTACCTGACACGCCTGGGATTCGATGTGTGGATTCCGGAAATGCGCGGTCACGGCCTCTCCCAGCGCAACCAGAACTACCGCAAGAACCGCGTCGCCGACTACGCTCGTTACGATCTGCCGGCCATCGGCGCGTTCGTGCGGGAGCAGAGCGGCCAGGTCCCGCACTGGATCGGCCACTCGCTGGGCGGGATTACCCTGGCGGCGGCGCTGGGAGGCGAGTACATCGGCGAACCGGTGGTGGCCTCTGCCGCGTTCTTCGGCACGCAAGTCAGCCGTACCTACTGGCCGTTGAAGATTCCGCCGGTCGAGTGGAGCGGGCGCTTCATTCTCAAGCGTTTCGCCCAACTCTCCGGTTCACGCCTCAAGCGCGGCCCGGAGGACGAGCCGATTGGCCTGGCCCTGGAAAGCATGCGCTGGTACGGGTTGTTCGGGCGCTTTGGCGATGCCGACAAGGACTGGTGGGGCGGATTGGCCGAAGTCCGGTTGCCGGTACTGGCGGTGAGTGCGGCGGGCGACCATCAGGATCCCGCGTGGGCCTGTCGCAAGTTGTTTGACCAGGTTGGCTCCGAGCACAAGCAATTCATCAACCTCGGTCGCGAGCAGGGCTTTGCCGACAACTTCGGTCACGTGGAAATGCTCGTCAGCAAGGCGGCGCAGACTGAAGTCTGGCCGTTGGTGGCGCGCTGGTTGGCCGACCAGCACACGCCGTTGTCGGGAGACAAGCCGGATTTAGCCGCGGCAGTCTGA
- the rraA gene encoding ribonuclease E activity regulator RraA produces MNHYITPDLCDAYPELVQVLEPMFSNFGGRDSFGGEIVTIKCFEDNSRVKEQVELKGNGKVLVVDGGGSLRHALLGDMLAEKAANNGWEGLVIYGCIRDVDIIAQTDLGVQALASHPRKSDRRGLGDLNVPVTFAGVTFRPGEYIYADNNGVIISPSPLKMPE; encoded by the coding sequence ATGAACCATTACATCACGCCTGACCTGTGCGACGCCTATCCAGAGCTGGTGCAGGTGCTGGAACCGATGTTCAGCAATTTCGGCGGCCGTGATTCCTTCGGTGGCGAAATCGTGACCATCAAGTGCTTCGAAGACAACTCGCGGGTCAAGGAGCAGGTCGAGCTCAAGGGGAATGGCAAGGTGCTGGTGGTCGACGGTGGCGGTTCCCTGCGTCATGCGTTGCTGGGTGACATGCTGGCCGAGAAAGCCGCGAACAACGGTTGGGAAGGGCTGGTGATCTACGGTTGCATCCGCGACGTGGATATCATCGCGCAGACCGACCTGGGTGTTCAGGCTTTGGCCAGCCACCCGAGGAAATCCGACCGGCGCGGGCTTGGCGACCTCAACGTTCCGGTAACTTTTGCTGGCGTGACGTTCCGTCCAGGCGAATACATCTATGCGGACAACAACGGCGTGATCATCTCGCCAAGCCCGCTGAAAATGCCTGAATAA
- a CDS encoding zinc transporter ZntB: MFEEENAQWGLVHALVLDGKGGARSIARTELDDLQLQAHESLWLHWDRSHPQTQTWLRKSSGLNEFSCDLLLEENTRPRLLQLSDSGLLLFLRGVNLNPGAEPEDMVSVRIFASAQRVISLRLRPLRATDELLVQLAEGKGPKTASELILYMAQYLTNKVQDLVSCLSEVVDEEEEKLDTDERYTPEHDSILQIRRRAAALKRFLAPQRDIFGQLTRIKLPWFVEDDGDYWNELNNSLTRYLEELELTRERVGLVLEAEDRRLSVRMNRTMYRFGIITGIFLPMSFLAGLLGINVGGIPFSASPYGFLIACLMMVSVALGQWWLFRRLRWV, encoded by the coding sequence ATGTTCGAGGAAGAAAACGCGCAGTGGGGGCTGGTGCATGCCCTGGTGCTGGATGGTAAAGGCGGTGCGCGTTCGATAGCCCGGACAGAACTTGATGACTTGCAGCTGCAGGCCCATGAAAGCCTGTGGCTGCACTGGGATCGCAGTCACCCGCAAACCCAGACCTGGCTGCGTAAATCCAGCGGCTTGAATGAATTCAGCTGCGATCTGTTGCTGGAAGAAAACACCCGTCCGCGTCTCTTACAGCTTTCCGACAGCGGACTGCTGCTATTTTTACGCGGGGTCAATCTGAATCCGGGTGCCGAACCGGAAGACATGGTCTCGGTGCGGATCTTCGCTTCGGCACAGCGGGTGATTTCCCTGCGTCTGCGCCCGTTGCGCGCCACTGATGAGTTGCTGGTGCAGCTCGCCGAAGGCAAAGGACCGAAAACCGCCTCCGAACTCATCCTTTATATGGCTCAGTACCTCACCAACAAGGTGCAGGATCTGGTCAGTTGCCTCTCGGAAGTGGTCGATGAGGAAGAAGAGAAACTGGATACCGACGAACGGTATACACCCGAACATGACTCCATTTTGCAGATCCGTCGAAGGGCGGCGGCGCTGAAACGTTTCCTGGCACCGCAGCGGGATATTTTCGGTCAGCTGACGCGGATAAAATTGCCCTGGTTTGTCGAAGATGATGGTGATTACTGGAACGAATTGAACAACAGCCTGACCCGCTATCTCGAGGAGCTGGAATTGACCCGGGAGCGTGTGGGGCTGGTCCTGGAGGCTGAAGACCGGCGTTTGAGCGTGCGCATGAACCGCACGATGTACCGCTTCGGAATCATCACCGGGATCTTTTTGCCGATGAGTTTTCTGGCCGGTCTTTTGGGTATCAACGTGGGCGGCATTCCGTTCTCTGCCAGCCCTTATGGCTTCCTGATTGCCTGCCTGATGATGGTTTCGGTGGCACTGGGGCAGTGGTGGTTATTCCGACGTTTGCGCTGGGTCTGA
- a CDS encoding mechanosensitive ion channel family protein produces the protein MELDLWTQSLVTAMTALWTKVANFIPNLFGALVVLLLGFVVAKLLDTLLSKLLAKLGLDRLMGGTGLTKLLSRAGLQVPISTLIGKIVYWFVLLIFLVSAAESLGLERVSATLDMLALYLPKVFGAALVLLVGVLLAQLANGLVRGAAEGVGLDYAAGLGRIAQGLVIIISISVAISQLEVKTDLLNHVIVIVLITVGLAVALAMGLGSREIAGQILAGIYVRELYQVGQQVRVGEVEGQIEEIGTVKTTLLTDEGELVSLSNRILLEQHVSSR, from the coding sequence ATGGAACTTGATCTCTGGACTCAGAGCCTCGTCACTGCAATGACTGCGTTATGGACCAAGGTTGCGAATTTCATTCCGAACCTGTTCGGCGCACTGGTCGTGCTGCTGTTGGGTTTTGTCGTTGCGAAACTTTTGGATACTTTGCTGTCCAAGTTGCTCGCCAAGCTTGGCCTCGATCGCCTGATGGGTGGCACCGGTCTGACAAAATTGCTGTCCCGGGCCGGCCTGCAAGTGCCGATTTCGACGCTGATCGGCAAGATTGTGTATTGGTTCGTCCTGCTGATTTTTCTGGTTTCGGCCGCAGAATCCCTTGGACTTGAGCGAGTTTCAGCTACGCTGGACATGCTTGCGCTGTATTTACCGAAAGTTTTCGGTGCCGCGCTGGTGCTGCTGGTGGGTGTATTACTGGCGCAACTGGCCAATGGGCTGGTGCGTGGTGCAGCGGAGGGCGTCGGGCTGGATTACGCCGCCGGGCTGGGGCGAATCGCCCAGGGCCTGGTGATTATCATCAGTATTTCGGTGGCGATCAGCCAGTTGGAGGTCAAGACTGACCTGCTCAACCATGTGATCGTGATCGTATTGATTACCGTTGGTCTGGCGGTTGCGCTGGCCATGGGTTTGGGAAGCCGGGAAATTGCCGGTCAGATTCTTGCGGGAATCTATGTGCGTGAGTTGTATCAGGTTGGGCAACAAGTGCGTGTTGGCGAGGTCGAAGGTCAGATCGAAGAGATCGGCACGGTTAAAACCACATTGCTGACCGATGAGGGTGAGCTAGTCTCTCTCTCCAATCGGATTCTCCTGGAGCAGCATGTGAGTAGCCGCTAA
- the sigX gene encoding RNA polymerase sigma factor SigX: MNKAQTLSTRYDPRELSDEELVARSHTELFHVTRAYEELMRRYQRTLFNVCARYLGNDRDADDVCQEVMLKVLYGLKNFEGKSKFKTWLYSITYNECITQYRKERRKRRLMDALSLDPLEEASEEKAPKPEEKGGLDRWLVYVNPIDREILVLRFVAELEFQEIADIMHMGLSATKMRYKRALDKLREKFAGIAET, translated from the coding sequence TTGAATAAAGCTCAAACGCTCTCCACGCGCTACGACCCCCGCGAGCTCTCTGATGAGGAGTTGGTCGCGCGCTCGCATACCGAGCTGTTTCACGTAACGCGCGCCTATGAAGAATTGATGCGGCGTTACCAACGAACATTATTTAACGTCTGTGCACGATATCTTGGGAACGATCGCGATGCAGACGATGTCTGTCAGGAAGTGATGTTGAAGGTGTTGTATGGCTTGAAGAACTTCGAGGGGAAATCGAAGTTCAAGACATGGCTATATAGCATCACGTACAACGAATGCATCACGCAGTATCGGAAAGAACGGCGAAAGCGTCGCTTGATGGATGCTTTGAGTCTTGACCCCCTCGAGGAAGCGTCTGAAGAAAAGGCGCCAAAACCCGAGGAGAAGGGCGGACTTGATCGCTGGCTGGTGTATGTGAATCCGATTGACCGTGAAATTCTGGTGCTACGATTTGTCGCAGAGCTGGAGTTTCAGGAGATCGCAGACATCATGCACATGGGTTTGAGTGCAACAAAAATGCGTTACAAACGCGCTCTAGACAAATTGCGTGAGAAATTTGCAGGCATTGCTGAAACTTAG